A section of the Deinococcus taeanensis genome encodes:
- a CDS encoding BamA/OMP85 family outer membrane protein, whose amino-acid sequence MRHPMTLAVTVLLAAPAVAQTAGTVQDVTVVGTSELLANFIRATLSAQTGTPLSGINLRQVEQEVVATGYFKSAVAELRTVAGKDTLVITVVPNATIKDVTITGLTFLPAEGFKKSVADLLNVAPGATLNSQRVEEAKEALAQNFQSEGYPFAPSISAEVKPNADGTANVNFVVDETAPLSRVEVEGVTLLPASTVTSIFKPLYDARRFTPEAYYAAVQQLQQAYDAAGYVQAGVDTQNSTLEGGVLKIRTVEGRVTAVDLSDLGNPQVTLQTVPGQAVSLSRLQADVRTLSNQTGKPVGFALQANPENPAQVTVLFGSAGVATGPVKAIQIQGNTLIPIATLQAALKTRVGDVYSPQLAQQDFLALRDAYRKKGYEISTRDAIGYQDGTLTYTIREVKVAGYELQWQGAHNTKDRVLLRELPAPGAAFNRTELNAALGRIARLGFVRVVTESVRSDPQNPESITYVLGVAETKTGIPVNLGLSYDAFNGGFGGDAAYTNNNAFGLGHTFSVSLGGQQNEAGQNLVANVGYAIPWLDIDFLDFRKTRTSLSMNAGTNVSGNNALVSRDTDTPAKTDTGWDYTVRDTSFSVSAGRNLARNLTASVAAGVSYKTYFLEPLQSDDKNTVTYKDAAGAEQSRTFTQGDAQALLPDTNLTTRVSTALNYDSSDNGEFPSRGVRASAAAGYNFGRQGDLALRWGDLNAGVSTYYGLGRTLEKDLGVTTRQQVFAVRANAGTILGADTAPAGTGYAVGGGSVSTGRQIRGLKDGELFGTNYLTASAEYRYDFGLKAGIAQGLYGVVFADAGSAWGGSATNTDFNLKYGIGAGVQLNLGIGGSLLPSLRFDYGFSPQTGNGKFYFRLGNFW is encoded by the coding sequence ATGCGACACCCCATGACGCTCGCCGTGACCGTCCTTCTTGCCGCGCCTGCCGTCGCCCAGACGGCCGGAACCGTGCAGGACGTGACCGTGGTCGGCACCAGCGAACTGCTGGCCAATTTCATCCGCGCGACCCTCAGCGCCCAGACCGGCACGCCCCTGTCGGGCATCAACCTGCGGCAGGTGGAGCAGGAGGTCGTGGCGACCGGCTACTTCAAGAGTGCCGTGGCCGAACTGCGCACCGTGGCTGGCAAGGACACCCTGGTCATTACCGTCGTGCCGAACGCGACCATCAAGGACGTCACCATCACGGGCCTGACCTTCCTGCCCGCCGAAGGCTTCAAGAAAAGCGTCGCGGACCTGCTGAACGTCGCGCCGGGCGCCACGCTGAACAGCCAGCGCGTCGAGGAAGCCAAGGAGGCCCTCGCGCAGAACTTCCAGAGCGAGGGGTACCCGTTCGCGCCCAGCATCAGCGCGGAGGTGAAACCCAACGCCGACGGCACCGCCAACGTGAACTTCGTGGTTGACGAGACCGCGCCCCTCAGCCGCGTGGAGGTCGAGGGTGTCACGCTGCTGCCTGCCAGCACGGTGACCAGCATCTTCAAGCCCCTCTACGACGCCCGCCGCTTCACGCCCGAGGCGTACTACGCCGCCGTGCAGCAGCTTCAGCAGGCCTACGACGCCGCCGGGTACGTCCAGGCCGGCGTGGACACCCAGAACAGCACCCTCGAGGGCGGCGTCCTGAAGATCCGCACCGTCGAGGGCAGGGTCACTGCCGTGGACCTCAGCGATCTTGGGAATCCCCAGGTGACCCTCCAGACGGTGCCCGGGCAGGCCGTCAGCCTCAGCAGGCTGCAGGCTGACGTGCGTACCCTCTCCAACCAGACCGGCAAGCCCGTGGGCTTCGCGCTGCAGGCCAACCCCGAAAACCCCGCCCAGGTCACCGTGCTGTTCGGGTCGGCCGGCGTGGCGACCGGGCCTGTGAAAGCCATTCAGATTCAGGGCAACACCCTGATTCCCATCGCCACCCTGCAGGCCGCCCTGAAGACCAGGGTGGGCGACGTGTACAGCCCTCAGCTGGCCCAGCAGGACTTCCTGGCGCTGCGCGACGCGTACCGCAAGAAGGGCTACGAGATCAGCACCCGCGACGCCATTGGCTACCAGGACGGCACCCTCACCTACACCATCCGCGAGGTGAAGGTCGCCGGGTACGAACTGCAGTGGCAGGGCGCGCACAACACCAAAGACCGCGTGCTTCTGCGCGAACTGCCCGCACCCGGCGCGGCGTTCAACCGCACCGAGCTGAACGCCGCCCTGGGCCGCATCGCCCGCCTGGGCTTCGTGCGGGTGGTCACCGAGAGCGTGCGCAGCGACCCGCAGAACCCTGAAAGCATCACCTACGTGCTCGGCGTCGCCGAAACGAAGACCGGCATTCCCGTCAACCTGGGCCTGAGCTACGACGCCTTCAACGGCGGCTTCGGCGGGGACGCGGCCTACACGAACAACAACGCCTTCGGCCTGGGGCACACCTTCAGCGTCAGCCTGGGCGGCCAGCAGAACGAAGCCGGGCAGAACCTCGTGGCGAACGTCGGGTACGCCATTCCCTGGCTGGACATTGACTTCCTCGACTTCCGCAAGACCCGCACGAGCCTCAGCATGAACGCCGGCACCAACGTCAGCGGCAACAACGCCCTGGTCAGCCGCGACACCGACACGCCTGCCAAGACCGACACCGGCTGGGATTACACCGTGCGCGACACGTCCTTCAGCGTCAGCGCCGGACGTAACCTCGCGCGCAACCTGACGGCCAGCGTGGCCGCCGGCGTGAGTTACAAGACCTACTTCCTGGAGCCGCTGCAGAGCGACGACAAGAACACCGTCACGTACAAGGACGCCGCCGGCGCCGAGCAGTCCCGCACGTTCACGCAGGGCGACGCGCAGGCCCTGCTGCCCGACACGAACCTCACCACCCGCGTGAGCACCGCGCTGAACTACGACAGCAGCGACAACGGCGAGTTTCCCAGCCGCGGCGTGCGCGCCAGCGCCGCCGCCGGGTACAACTTTGGCCGTCAGGGCGACCTGGCCCTGCGCTGGGGTGACCTGAACGCCGGCGTCAGCACCTACTACGGCCTGGGCCGCACCCTGGAGAAGGACCTGGGCGTCACGACCCGCCAGCAGGTCTTCGCCGTGCGCGCCAACGCCGGCACCATCCTCGGCGCCGACACCGCGCCCGCCGGCACCGGGTACGCCGTGGGCGGCGGCAGCGTCAGCACCGGCCGCCAGATCCGCGGCCTCAAGGACGGCGAGCTGTTCGGCACGAACTACCTGACCGCCAGCGCCGAGTACCGGTACGACTTCGGACTGAAAGCCGGCATCGCCCAGGGCCTGTACGGCGTGGTGTTCGCGGACGCTGGCAGCGCCTGGGGCGGCAGCGCCACCAACACCGACTTCAACCTGAAGTACGGCATCGGCGCGGGCGTGCAGCTGAACCTCGGGATTGGCGGCTCCCTGCTGCCCAGCCTGCGCTTCGACTACGGCTTCAGCCCCCAGACGGGCAACGGGAAGTTCTACTTCCGCCTCGGCAACTTCTGGTAA
- a CDS encoding Rqc2 family fibronectin-binding protein encodes MEGLMLARVLRDLGPTLPLRTLGWVFPDETTAALLLEGPGLEGRSNLVLAYRPPQPVVFLSRERLRGEPRSPFQRYLAARVRGDLLRAEQLKLDRVIALHFAGETGFVDQPPTRLLFEVTGRNANLLVLDEGEGFGGRIVMAAREITGSRNRFRTIRTGGRYAPPPPYEKLDPRTLTEDQARDLRHLPVGRWRERLDGLGPLLSAELARRADLRPDQEPGDHWPAALRAVQTLVQDPTVSEGVMHDGAREAARTEKAVTLRKALREPLEKRVTLLRNQLSDVARAETGLADAARDREEADLLMAYQHTVPAGASSVTLSAFDGSGERPVSLEPQLSAVQNAEKRYARARRREDVYLRLAEREEALRAELTEAEARVQDLDSATLEQLETLAVRVQSERPEKSPYGARYTTPGGFEALVGRNNKENATLTHRIGRSLDFWFHAQGYPGSHVLVRTGGRDLDLPDILYAARLAAAHSKARGSSNVPVDYTRIKHVWRPKGAPAGQVHYTDQKTVFVDGSPPDP; translated from the coding sequence ATGGAAGGGTTGATGCTCGCGCGCGTCCTGCGTGACCTCGGCCCCACCCTGCCCCTGCGCACCCTCGGCTGGGTGTTTCCGGATGAAACCACTGCCGCCCTCCTCCTGGAAGGTCCGGGACTGGAGGGCCGCAGCAACCTCGTCCTGGCCTACCGCCCGCCTCAGCCGGTGGTGTTCCTGTCACGCGAGCGGCTGCGGGGCGAGCCGCGCAGTCCCTTCCAGCGGTACCTCGCGGCGCGCGTCCGGGGTGACCTGCTGCGCGCCGAACAGCTGAAACTCGACCGGGTCATCGCGCTGCACTTCGCCGGAGAGACCGGTTTCGTGGACCAGCCGCCCACCCGCCTGCTGTTCGAGGTGACCGGCCGCAATGCCAACCTGCTCGTTCTGGACGAAGGGGAAGGCTTCGGGGGCCGGATCGTGATGGCCGCGCGCGAGATCACCGGCAGCCGCAACCGCTTCCGGACGATCCGCACGGGCGGCCGCTACGCGCCCCCACCGCCGTACGAGAAACTCGACCCGCGCACCCTGACCGAAGACCAGGCCCGCGACCTGCGGCACCTGCCGGTCGGGCGGTGGCGGGAACGGCTTGACGGCCTGGGTCCACTGCTGAGCGCCGAACTCGCCCGCCGCGCCGACCTGCGCCCCGACCAGGAACCCGGGGACCACTGGCCCGCCGCTCTGAGGGCCGTGCAGACCCTGGTGCAGGACCCCACCGTCAGTGAGGGGGTCATGCACGACGGCGCGCGCGAGGCGGCCCGCACGGAGAAGGCCGTGACCCTGCGCAAGGCGCTGCGTGAACCGCTGGAAAAACGCGTGACCCTGCTGCGCAACCAGCTGTCTGACGTGGCGCGCGCCGAGACCGGGCTGGCGGACGCCGCCCGCGACCGCGAGGAGGCCGACCTGCTGATGGCCTACCAGCACACCGTGCCCGCCGGCGCCAGCAGCGTGACCCTGAGTGCCTTCGACGGCAGCGGAGAGCGGCCCGTGTCACTGGAGCCGCAGCTGAGCGCCGTGCAGAACGCCGAGAAACGCTACGCCCGCGCCCGGCGCCGTGAGGACGTGTACCTGCGCCTCGCCGAACGCGAGGAAGCCCTGCGCGCCGAACTGACCGAAGCGGAGGCGCGCGTGCAGGACCTCGACAGCGCCACGCTCGAGCAGCTCGAAACCCTGGCCGTCCGGGTGCAGAGTGAGCGTCCCGAGAAGAGCCCCTACGGCGCACGGTACACCACGCCCGGCGGATTCGAAGCGCTGGTGGGCCGCAACAACAAGGAAAACGCCACCCTGACCCACCGGATCGGGCGCAGCCTGGACTTCTGGTTCCACGCGCAGGGGTACCCCGGCAGCCACGTGCTTGTCCGCACCGGCGGACGGGACCTGGACCTGCCGGACATCCTGTACGCCGCCCGTCTCGCCGCGGCTCACAGCAAGGCGCGCGGCAGCAGCAACGTGCCCGTGGACTACACCCGGATCAAGCATGTGTGGCGGCCCAAGGGCGCGCCCGCCGGGCAGGTGCACTACACCGATCAGAAAACCGTGTTCGTGGACGGGAGTCCTCCCGACCCCTGA
- the panD gene encoding aspartate 1-decarboxylase, whose product MERIMFRAKIHRATVTQADLDYVGSVTIDQELLDAADILVNERVDIYNITNGNRLSTYALSGPRGSGVIGINGAAAHLVQPGDLVIIAAYGQYTEEEARTLQPRVVHVDARNRRIELQPA is encoded by the coding sequence GTGGAACGCATCATGTTCAGGGCCAAGATTCACCGCGCGACCGTCACGCAGGCCGACCTCGACTACGTGGGAAGCGTCACTATCGATCAGGAACTGCTGGACGCCGCCGACATCCTCGTGAACGAACGGGTGGACATCTACAACATCACGAACGGCAACCGCCTCAGCACCTACGCCCTGAGCGGCCCGCGCGGCAGCGGCGTGATCGGCATCAACGGCGCGGCGGCTCACCTCGTGCAGCCCGGCGATCTGGTCATCATTGCCGCGTACGGCCAGTACACCGAAGAGGAGGCCCGCACCCTGCAGCCCCGCGTGGTGCACGTGGACGCGCGCAACCGCCGGATCGAACTGCAACCCGCATAG
- a CDS encoding HD-GYP domain-containing protein, which translates to MSRPTIWSTAALIGAAGLLLYSAVEFQYPLMAGAALLMAAATVSTPGPLRFAPLAGYAVAFVLSLALPGARAGLLDLLGALLVLGGLGFRLLHEQHTVRELAWQRNTIAALHAGSERLADARDADAIIRAGVGILDKLQVAPNLAFVAYRHGTPHILAAKGAFEAFLERPMYPSDNDSRSVQADHWVAEEALALLKKSQRRRHHVAPVYGRASNPLGVLILTRNDTEPFDEDEKSVVASFARLLGAQLGQWNAIRDLRDANDLTLRSLGAALEHRDDDTGGHTTRVVTMSVRLARRLGWDEDQVKALRWGAYLHDLGKLAIPDAVLHKRGPLDFEERKVIQTHSTIGYDMLQDLHFLPAETLDLVRYHHERWDGTGYPSGLRGQSIPDTARLFTIVDVFDALTNARPYKPAWTRDRAVSEIRMQAGQQFDPQYVEAFVRMMAEHDDAHLVI; encoded by the coding sequence GTGTCCCGCCCGACCATCTGGTCTACCGCTGCGCTCATCGGCGCCGCCGGCCTGCTGCTGTACTCCGCAGTGGAGTTCCAGTACCCCCTGATGGCCGGCGCCGCCCTCCTGATGGCCGCCGCGACGGTCAGTACGCCTGGCCCGCTGCGCTTTGCACCGCTGGCCGGGTACGCCGTGGCGTTCGTGCTGTCGCTCGCCCTGCCCGGTGCGCGCGCCGGACTGCTGGACCTGCTCGGGGCGCTGCTGGTCCTCGGCGGCCTGGGCTTCCGGCTCCTGCACGAGCAGCACACCGTGCGGGAACTGGCGTGGCAGCGCAACACCATCGCCGCGCTGCATGCCGGCAGTGAACGCCTTGCCGATGCGCGCGACGCCGACGCGATCATCCGCGCCGGCGTCGGCATCCTGGATAAACTGCAGGTCGCGCCGAACCTCGCGTTCGTGGCGTACCGTCACGGCACGCCGCATATCCTGGCCGCCAAGGGCGCCTTCGAAGCCTTCCTGGAGCGCCCCATGTACCCCAGCGACAACGACAGTCGCAGCGTGCAGGCCGACCACTGGGTGGCCGAGGAGGCCCTGGCCCTCCTGAAGAAGAGCCAGCGGCGCCGCCACCACGTCGCGCCGGTGTACGGCCGGGCCTCCAACCCCCTGGGCGTGCTGATCCTGACCCGCAACGACACCGAACCCTTCGACGAGGACGAGAAAAGTGTCGTGGCGTCCTTCGCGCGTCTGCTCGGCGCTCAGCTGGGCCAGTGGAACGCCATCCGCGACCTGCGCGACGCCAACGACCTGACCCTGCGCTCACTGGGCGCAGCGCTGGAACACCGCGACGACGACACCGGAGGCCACACCACCCGCGTCGTGACCATGAGCGTCCGCCTGGCCCGCCGCCTCGGCTGGGACGAGGACCAGGTCAAGGCGCTGCGCTGGGGCGCCTACCTGCACGACCTGGGCAAGCTTGCCATTCCTGACGCCGTGCTGCACAAACGCGGGCCACTGGATTTCGAGGAACGCAAGGTCATCCAGACGCACAGCACCATCGGGTACGACATGTTGCAGGACCTGCATTTCCTGCCCGCTGAAACGCTGGACCTCGTGCGCTACCACCACGAGCGCTGGGACGGCACCGGGTACCCCAGTGGCCTGCGCGGTCAGAGCATCCCGGACACCGCCCGTCTGTTCACCATCGTGGACGTGTTCGACGCCCTCACGAACGCCCGCCCCTACAAGCCCGCCTGGACGCGCGACCGGGCCGTGAGCGAGATCCGCATGCAGGCCGGGCAGCAGTTCGACCCGCAGTACGTTGAAGCGTTCGTGCGGATGATGGCCGAACACGACGACGCCCACCTCGTCATCTGA
- a CDS encoding carbohydrate kinase family protein has protein sequence MSLPLIVSAGEALIDLVTAGGSSWQAHTGGAGWNVARACAALGVPSAFAGAVGDDNFGDDLTRASQQAGLDLRFLQRVAAPTLMAVVYSASPPAYRFLGENSADLHFDPARLPAGWLNAARWLHVGGISLSRWPLADTLLGVIDSARTAGMKVSFDPNARITHRHPDYPAVFESVARRADLMKFSDEDLQFFFPDLSEADVLRRLRGMNAKAPIVVTRGAAGATLYHAAGHASLPAAPVQVVDTVGAGDALCAGLLVSATERPDALWTEHLGVGLRAAAAACSHAGAYAPTRAEIGLS, from the coding sequence ATGTCGCTGCCGCTGATCGTGAGTGCCGGAGAAGCCCTGATTGACCTTGTGACGGCCGGGGGAAGCTCCTGGCAGGCCCATACGGGCGGCGCAGGCTGGAACGTCGCGCGGGCGTGCGCGGCACTGGGCGTCCCCAGCGCCTTTGCGGGCGCGGTCGGGGACGACAACTTCGGCGATGACCTGACGCGCGCCTCACAGCAGGCCGGGCTGGATCTGCGTTTCCTGCAGCGGGTGGCGGCCCCGACCCTGATGGCCGTGGTGTACTCGGCCAGCCCCCCGGCGTACCGGTTCCTGGGAGAGAACAGCGCGGACCTGCACTTCGACCCGGCGCGGCTGCCCGCCGGCTGGCTGAACGCAGCGCGGTGGCTGCATGTGGGCGGCATCAGTCTCAGCCGCTGGCCGCTGGCCGACACGCTGCTGGGCGTGATCGACTCGGCCCGTACGGCTGGCATGAAAGTCAGTTTCGACCCGAACGCGCGCATCACGCACCGGCATCCGGATTACCCGGCGGTGTTCGAGTCCGTGGCGCGGCGCGCTGACCTGATGAAGTTCAGTGACGAGGACCTCCAGTTCTTTTTTCCGGACCTCAGTGAGGCCGACGTGCTTCGCCGCCTGCGGGGCATGAACGCGAAAGCACCCATCGTGGTGACGCGCGGCGCCGCTGGCGCGACGCTGTATCACGCGGCCGGGCACGCGTCCCTGCCGGCCGCGCCGGTGCAGGTGGTGGACACCGTGGGCGCGGGTGACGCCCTGTGCGCGGGCCTGCTGGTGAGCGCCACCGAACGCCCGGACGCGTTGTGGACCGAGCACCTGGGTGTGGGGCTGCGGGCGGCGGCCGCGGCCTGCTCGCATGCCGGGGCCTACGCGCCCACACGCGCCGAGATTGGCCTGAGCTGA
- a CDS encoding GNAT family N-acetyltransferase gives MQSLTFTSGDLNAAAAVVRASARHLQAQGRTLWTPESVTPERLARHYPAPTWQVAWRGAGPVGAYALLPSDPPFWPDDPAHEALYLHKLAVHPDAQGQGLGRTLLAHAVDLTRAAERPWLKLDTAVTRPALQRLYEDFGFERVGERDVFDFRVVLYRYPVLAVPCRSR, from the coding sequence ATGCAGTCCCTTACGTTTACCAGCGGCGACCTGAATGCCGCCGCGGCAGTGGTCCGGGCCAGTGCCCGGCACCTGCAGGCTCAGGGCCGTACCCTCTGGACGCCGGAGAGTGTCACGCCAGAGCGCCTCGCGCGGCACTACCCGGCACCCACCTGGCAGGTGGCCTGGCGTGGCGCCGGGCCTGTGGGCGCGTACGCGCTGCTGCCCAGCGACCCTCCTTTCTGGCCGGACGACCCGGCCCACGAGGCCCTGTACCTGCACAAGCTGGCGGTGCATCCGGACGCGCAGGGGCAGGGGCTGGGCCGCACGCTGCTGGCGCACGCAGTGGACCTGACGCGCGCGGCGGAGCGGCCGTGGCTGAAGCTGGATACCGCCGTGACACGCCCGGCGCTGCAGCGCCTGTACGAGGATTTCGGGTTCGAGCGCGTGGGGGAACGTGACGTGTTCGACTTCCGGGTGGTGCTGTACCGGTACCCGGTTCTGGCAGTTCCCTGCCGTTCACGCTGA
- a CDS encoding ubiquinol-cytochrome c reductase iron-sulfur subunit translates to MTGNGQSTRRVTRRALLDRWWLLPVAGTAGAFGYMGWYATRVTYGKRQPGEAQFQTAAPQHVADLAALRDAWSERTFTYAGRPCTVMRVPRAVPGGLTAGDVHLAAFSRVCTHLGCSVNLVRDPEVLAFAFNYRPPADEQHPQLGCRCHYSVFDPLRAGQAVFGKANGPLPRVRLEMRGDGVWATGIEPAPPLGG, encoded by the coding sequence GTGACCGGAAACGGTCAGTCCACGCGGCGCGTCACCCGGCGGGCCCTGCTGGACCGCTGGTGGCTGCTGCCCGTGGCAGGTACGGCCGGCGCGTTCGGGTACATGGGCTGGTACGCCACGCGCGTCACCTACGGCAAGCGCCAGCCTGGTGAGGCGCAGTTCCAGACTGCCGCGCCGCAGCACGTGGCCGACCTGGCGGCCCTGCGCGATGCCTGGAGCGAACGGACGTTCACGTACGCCGGGCGGCCCTGCACGGTCATGCGGGTCCCACGCGCCGTTCCAGGGGGACTGACCGCCGGGGACGTTCACCTCGCGGCGTTCTCACGGGTCTGCACGCACCTGGGGTGCAGCGTGAATCTGGTCCGGGACCCGGAAGTGCTGGCCTTCGCCTTTAACTACCGCCCGCCGGCAGACGAGCAGCACCCGCAGCTGGGTTGCCGCTGCCACTATTCGGTGTTCGATCCCCTGCGAGCCGGACAGGCCGTCTTCGGAAAGGCAAACGGGCCGCTGCCGCGGGTACGGCTGGAAATGCGGGGGGACGGCGTGTGGGCCACCGGTATCGAACCGGCCCCGCCGCTGGGCGGGTAG
- a CDS encoding c-type cytochrome, with protein MLLLVLVLLACVWLVTEPLRGGTPPDPDATERARLETERARLYADLAALTDETRRPDLERRAALTLRALDALPPAPRPARQTRTLALTLLGGAALLTVVGALTFVPRWQLASLDRGEAEDVQATLRLPALKAQAERSGSSAAYMNWGRAAFDSSQYDQAVTAYGNALKLNPRQPEALRRLGILLLTRGEQTGQVPSAEDAQRAALLIRTAAQLAPDEPESQLLLGFALARFGEQQAALTALERYRTLDPRGRDADDLITAIRARQNKSTPGLRVYAARCASCHGPSGAGGIGPSLRASTLSREALTQVITQGKGAMPAYPNLKGTELAALLTVLEGWQQGAARP; from the coding sequence GTGCTTCTGCTCGTTCTGGTGCTGCTGGCCTGCGTGTGGCTGGTCACGGAACCCCTCAGAGGCGGCACGCCGCCGGACCCGGACGCGACCGAACGGGCCCGGCTGGAAACCGAACGGGCCCGGCTGTACGCGGACCTCGCCGCCCTGACGGACGAGACGCGCCGGCCGGACTTGGAGCGGCGCGCGGCGCTGACCCTGCGCGCGCTCGACGCCCTGCCTCCCGCGCCGCGCCCGGCCCGGCAGACACGCACGCTGGCCCTGACCCTGCTGGGCGGCGCCGCGCTGCTGACCGTGGTGGGCGCCCTGACCTTCGTGCCCCGCTGGCAACTGGCCAGCCTGGACCGGGGGGAAGCGGAGGACGTGCAGGCCACGCTGCGGCTCCCGGCCCTGAAAGCGCAGGCGGAACGGTCCGGCAGCAGCGCGGCGTACATGAACTGGGGCCGCGCGGCGTTCGACTCCTCGCAGTACGATCAGGCCGTCACCGCGTACGGCAACGCGCTGAAACTCAATCCGCGGCAGCCGGAGGCGCTGCGGCGCCTCGGCATTCTGCTGCTCACGCGGGGTGAGCAGACCGGGCAGGTGCCCAGCGCCGAGGACGCGCAGCGGGCGGCCCTGCTGATCCGCACAGCCGCGCAGCTGGCCCCGGACGAGCCCGAGTCTCAACTGCTGCTGGGGTTCGCGCTTGCCCGGTTCGGGGAGCAGCAGGCGGCGCTCACCGCGCTGGAACGCTACCGCACCCTGGACCCCCGTGGCCGCGACGCGGACGACCTGATCACCGCCATTCGCGCCCGTCAGAACAAGAGCACTCCGGGCCTGCGGGTGTACGCCGCCAGGTGCGCCTCCTGTCACGGGCCGAGCGGCGCCGGCGGAATTGGCCCCAGCCTGCGGGCCTCCACGCTGTCACGCGAGGCCCTGACGCAGGTCATCACGCAGGGGAAGGGCGCCATGCCCGCCTACCCCAATCTGAAGGGCACGGAACTGGCGGCGCTGCTCACTGTCCTCGAAGGCTGGCAGCAGGGCGCGGCCCGCCCGTGA
- a CDS encoding cytochrome c-type biogenesis protein, whose translation MRRALLPLALSLTLLGPALAAPPLSGAQEARALAIEKNLRCPLCDTGESIADSRSTISVKMRDSVREQIAAGRTDTDIYVYFAQRYGNFVLLDPPKKGRNLLLWGAPLAALAVGGGALWAFLRRGRAAPSTPDPATEDGAFDPFLAQVQRDTRGRGEG comes from the coding sequence ATGAGGCGCGCGCTGCTGCCACTGGCGCTGAGCCTGACCCTGCTGGGCCCGGCCCTCGCGGCGCCCCCCCTGAGTGGCGCGCAGGAGGCGCGGGCCCTGGCGATTGAGAAGAACCTTCGCTGTCCGCTGTGCGACACCGGGGAATCCATCGCGGACTCGCGCAGCACCATCAGCGTAAAGATGCGTGACTCGGTACGTGAACAGATTGCCGCCGGGCGGACCGACACGGACATCTACGTGTACTTCGCGCAGCGGTACGGAAATTTCGTGCTGCTCGACCCGCCCAAGAAGGGCCGGAACCTCCTGCTGTGGGGGGCCCCCCTGGCAGCCCTGGCCGTGGGGGGCGGGGCGCTGTGGGCGTTCCTCCGGCGGGGCCGCGCCGCGCCCTCCACCCCTGACCCTGCCACTGAGGACGGCGCGTTCGACCCGTTCCTGGCGCAGGTGCAGCGCGACACGCGCGGCCGGGGTGAAGGGTGA
- a CDS encoding TlpA family protein disulfide reductase, producing MTDSPSPAPRASQAAPAWRRLLPPAVAFVLVAVLAVALRTPASNNQTGGPLIGKAAPDFTLDSLDGTTLSLASLKGRPVVVNFWASWCEPCREEAPMFRELSERQDAQGGLAVVGILFQETSENNARKFIQEYALAYPNLKDPGINTGVNYGVSGIPETVFIDRNGVVQHMDRGGLTREKMNVGLARIGVPGL from the coding sequence ATGACCGATTCCCCCTCCCCTGCCCCGCGTGCTTCTCAGGCGGCGCCCGCGTGGCGCCGGCTGCTGCCTCCCGCCGTGGCCTTCGTGCTCGTGGCCGTGCTGGCGGTCGCGCTGCGCACCCCGGCCAGCAACAACCAGACAGGCGGCCCCCTGATCGGAAAGGCCGCGCCGGACTTCACTCTGGACAGTCTGGACGGCACGACACTCAGTCTGGCCAGCCTGAAGGGCCGGCCTGTGGTGGTGAACTTCTGGGCCTCCTGGTGCGAACCCTGCCGGGAGGAAGCGCCCATGTTCCGGGAACTCAGTGAGCGGCAGGACGCCCAGGGCGGGCTGGCCGTGGTGGGCATCCTGTTTCAGGAGACCAGCGAGAACAACGCCCGGAAGTTCATCCAGGAGTACGCGCTGGCCTACCCGAACCTGAAGGACCCCGGGATCAACACCGGCGTGAACTACGGCGTGTCGGGCATTCCGGAAACAGTGTTCATCGACCGCAACGGCGTGGTGCAGCACATGGACCGGGGTGGCCTGACCCGCGAGAAGATGAACGTGGGGCTCGCAAGGATCGGCGTGCCCGGCCTATGA